A single region of the Brassica rapa cultivar Chiifu-401-42 chromosome A03, CAAS_Brap_v3.01, whole genome shotgun sequence genome encodes:
- the LOC103859831 gene encoding myosin-1, whose translation MSQKVTPSMNSLKSLPADYRFDGSSVPRKGGLRNGISPSDTAAGDSEESPYSGHVEHQSLSDDMDTDAAATMPLPQSDERRWSDTSAYARKKILQSWIQLPNGNWELGKILSTSGEESVLSLAEGKVIKVMSETLVPANPDILDGVDDLMQLSYLNEPSVLYNLNYRYNQDMIYTKAGPVLVAVNPFKEVPLYGSSYIEAYRKRSNDSPHVYAIADTAIREMIRDEVNQSIIISGESGAGKTETAKIAMQYLAALGGGSGIEYEILKTNPILEAFGNAKTLRNDNSSRFGKLIEIYFSETGKISGAQVQTFLLEKSRVVQCAEGERSYHIFYQLCAGASPALREKLNLTSAHEYKYLRQSNCYSISGVDDAERFHTVKEALDIVHVSKEDQESVFAMLAAVLWLGNVSFTVIDNENHVEPVADESLSTVAKLIGCNSNDLKLSLSKRNMRVGKDTIVQKLTLPQAIDARDALAKSIYSCLFDWLVEQINKSLAVGKRRTGRSISILDIYGFESFNKNSFEQFCINYANERLQQHFNRHLFKLEQEEYIQDGIDWTRVDFEDNQDCLSLFEKKPLGLLSLLDEESTFPNGTDLTLANKLKQHLLSNSCFRGAREKLFTVVHYAGEVTYETTGFLEKNRDLLHLDSIQLLSSCSCHLPQAFASSMLIQSEKPVVGPLYKAGGADSQRLSVATKFKGQLFQLMQRLGNTTPHFIRCIKPNNVQSPGLYEQGLVLQQLRCCGVLEVVRISRSGFPTRMSHQKFARRYCFLLVENIADKDPLSVSVAILHQFNILPEMYQVGYTKLFFRTGQIGVLEDTRNRTLHGILRVQSSFRGYKARCHLKELRMGIYTLQSFVRGEKVRKEFAYLRKRHRAAATIQSQVKSKIARKQYQDVTEASLVIQSAIRGWLVRRCSGDIGWLKSGEVLVKASVLSELQRRVLKSEAALREKEEENDILQQRLQQYENRWSEYETKMKSMEEIWQKQMRSLQSSLSIAKKSLAVEDSARNSDASVNASDATDWDSSSNQFKGGGGRQQQQQRPMSAGLSVIGRLAEEFEQRAQVFGDDAKFLVEVKSGQVEANLNPDRELRRLKQMFETWKKDYGGRLRETKMILSKLGSEESGGSMEKVKRKWWGRRNSTRY comes from the exons ATGTCACAAAAGGTGACTCCATCCATGAACTCACTTAAGTCTCTGCCGGCAGACTATAGATTTGATGGTTCTAGTGTTCCAAGAAAAGGTGGCTTAAGGAATGGGATTAGTCCAAGTGATACTGCTGCTGGGGATAGTGAGGAGTCACCATATAGTGGGCACGTTGAACATCAGTCTTTATCTGATGATATGGATACTGATGCCGCTGCTACAATGCCCTTGCCTCAGAGTGATGAACGCAGGTGGAGTGACACTAGTGCATACGCTCGGAAGAAG ATACTGCAATCTTGGATTCAACTTCCCAATGGTAACTGGGAGCTTGGGAAGATACTGTCAACTTCAGGAGAGGAGTCTGTTCTTTCTTTGGCTGAGGGAAAA GTTATAAAAGTCATGTCAGAGACTCTAGTACCTGCAAATCCTGATATTCTTGATGGAGTGGACGATCTAATGCAACTTAGTTACTTAAATGAGCCATCAGTGTTGTACAACCTTAACTATAGGTACAACCAAGACATGATATAT ACAAAAGCAGGGCCAGTTTTGGTGGCTGTGAATCCTTTCAAGGAGGTTCCCTTATATGGAAGCAGCTACATCGAAGCATACAGGAAGAGATCAAATGATAGTCCTCATGTGTATGCAATTGCAGATACAGCAATTCGTGAAATGATACGCG ATGAAGTTAACCAATCTATCATTATCAG CGGCGAGAGTGGAGCAGGGAAAACTGAGACAGCTAAGATAGCTATGCAATACTTGGCAGCTCTTGGAGGTGGAAGCGGGATTGAATATGAGATACTTAAGACTAACCCAATCTTAGAAGCATTTGGAAATGCAAAAACACTGAGAAATGATAACTCTAGTCGTTTT GGGAAACTGATAGAGATTTATTTTAGTGAAACTGGAAAGATATCGGGTGCTCAAGTTCAAACCT ttttgctagAAAAG TCTAGAGTGGTCCAATGTGCTGAAGGGGAAAGgtcatatcatatattttaccAACTTTGTGCTGGGGCTTCACCTGCACTTAGAG AGAAGCTAAACCTGACAAGCGCACATGAGTATAAGTATTTGAGACAGAGCAATTGTTATTCAATCAGTGGAGTTGACGATGCTGAACGTTTTCATACTGTTAAG GAAGCTCTGGACATTGTTCATGTTAGTAAAGAAGATCAAGAAAGTGTATTCGCAATGCTTGCTGCAGTATTATGGCTGGGGAATGTTTCTTTCACTGTTATTGACAATGAAAACCACGTTGAACCCGTAGCTGATGAAA GTTTGTCAACTGTTGCTAAATTGATTGGGTGCAACAGCAATGACCTTAAGCTAAGTTTATCGAAACGTAACATGAGAGTTGGAAAGGATACCATTGTGCAGAAGCTAACACTACCGCAG GCCATCGATGCAAGAGATGCTTTAGCGAAATCAATCTATTCGTGCCTGTTTGACTGGCTGGTTGAACAGATCAACAAATCTCTTGCAGTAGGAAAGAGGCGAACCGGCAGATCCATCAGCATTCTTGATATCTACGGCTTCGAATCATTTAAT AAAAATAGCTTTGAGCAGTTCTGTATAAATTATGCAAATGAGAGATTGCAGCAACACTTCAACCGTCACCTGTTTAAACTAGAGCAAGAG GAATATATCCAGGATGGAATTGACTGGACGAGGGTTGATTTTGAGGACAACCAAGATTGTCTTAGTCTCTTTGAAAAG AAACCATTAGGGCTGCTCTCTCTTCTGGATGAGGAATCTACATTTCCAAATGGCACAGATTTGACACTTGCAAACAAGCTAAAACAACATTTGCTCTCTAATTCATGTTTCAGAGGAGCTCGAGAGAAGCTTTTCACAGTTGTCCACTATGCAGGAGAG GTTACATATGAGACGACTGGATTTCTAGAAAAGAACAGAGATTTGTTGCATCTGGATTCTATACAACTGTTGTCCTCTTGTTCCTGCCACCTTCCTCAAGCATTTGCTTCAAGCATGCTGATCCAATCTGAAAAACCTGTTGTTGGCCCTTTATACAAAGCAGGTGGTGCTGATTCCCAGCGGTTGAGTGTAGCTACTAAGTTTAAG GGTCAACTATTCCAATTGATGCAGCGTTTAGGAAACACTACCCCACATTTCATTCGTTGCATCAAGCCAAATAACGTACAGTCACCAGGGTTGTATGAGCAAGGGCTTGTCTTACAGCAGCTAAGATGCTGTGGGGTCCTAGAAGTAGTTCGAATTTCACGGTCTGGATTTCCCACAAGAATGTCTCATCAGAAATTCGCCAGAAG GTATTGTTTCCTTCTGGTGGAGAACATTGCTGATAAAGATCCTCTAAGTGTTTCAGTTGCGATTCTCCATCAGTTTAACATCTTGCCAGAGATGTATCAAGTTGGCTACACGAAGTTGTTCTTCAGAACCGGACAG ATTGGTGTTCTTGAAGATACAAGGAACCGTACTCTCCATGGCATTTTACGTGTGCAAAGCTCTTTTAGAGGATACAAAGCACGCTGTCACCTGAAGGAGCTTAGAATGGGAATCTATACTCTCCAGTCAT TCGTTCGCGGAGAGAAAGTAAGAAAAGAGTTTGCTTATTTACGAAAAAGGCATAGAGCTGCTGCTACTATACAAAGCCAAGTTAAAAGCAAGATTGCTAGGAAACAGTATCAGGACGTAACAGAAGCGTCTCTTGTGATACAATCAG CAATTCGTGGTTGGTTGGTTAGAAGATGCTCAGGGGACATTGGATGGCTAAAATCAGGCGAGGTGCTGGTGAAGGCGTCAGTACTCTCCGAGCTTCAACGCAGGGTACTTAAATCAGAAGCTGCTCTAcgtgagaaagaagaagagaacgaCATTCTTCAACAGAGGCTTCAACAGTACGAGAACAGGTGGTCGGAGTACGAGACAAAGATGAAGTCAATGGAGGAGATCTGGCAGAAGCAGATGCGGTCTTTGCAGTCCAGCCTCTCCATAGCAAAGAAAAGCCTAGCGGTTGAGGACTCGGCGAGAAACTCAGATGCATCGGTTAATGCTAGTGATGCAACGGATTGGGATTCAAGCAGTAACCAGTTCAAGGGAGGAGGGGGGagacaacaacagcaacaacgaCCTATGAGCGCGGGGCTTAGTGTGATTGGACGGTTAGCTGAGGAGTTTGAACAGAGAGCTCAAGTGTTTGGTGATGATGCGAAGTTTTTGGTGGAAGTGAAGTCTGGTCAGGTGGAAGCGAACTTGAATCCGGATAGAGAGCTGAGGAGGTTGAAACAGATGTTTGAGACGTGGAAAAAGGATTATGGAGGGAGGTTGAGGGAAACGAAGATGATATTGAGTAAGCTTGGGAGTGAAGAGAGTGGTGGTTCGATGGAGAAGGTGAAGAGGAAGTGGTGGGGAAGGAGAAATAGCACCAGGTATTGA
- the LOC103859833 gene encoding transmembrane protein 53 — translation MGSLSGIIQRPLVAAAAVIAASVSADVSEKFSSLKSLVRGSESDQIAASVSGSVHDERSLWVSQISTSKLKDLSFVSRIRLPLPNVDLLLAPNPSCKLAPSVTSLSALRSAYQSAELAKASKPAAFTIGASLVAPDVSYKWHLPETSALDLSGSSSCASEKNRTVVVLLGWLGSKQKHLKKYADWYTSRGYHVITFTLPMNEIMSYKVGGKAEKNVESLVNHLADWLDEEEQQQKNLVFHTFSNTGWLTYGAILEKFQRQDSSLMGRVKGCIVDSAPVAAADPTVWASGFSAALLKKNSVATRGSASSSCESNIGGVNFSEPKPAVTETALLLILEKFFGVILNLPKVNRRLADVVDTLSSSQPRCPQLYIYSSADRVIPAGQVESFIVEQRKAGHEVRACNFISSPHVDHFRSNPELYTAELNHFMDNFVLASCNHSS, via the exons ATGGGTTCTCTGTCTGGCATTATTCAACGGCCACTTGTTGCCGCTGCTGCTGTTATCGCCGCTTCTGTATCTGCAGATGTCTCTGAGAAGTTCTCTTCTCTTAAATCACTAGTTCGAGGTTCTGAATCGGATCAGATTGCTGCTTCAGTCTCTGGCTCAGTTCATGACGAAAGGTCCTTGTGGGTTTCTCAAATCTCTACCTCCAAGCTCAAAGATTTGTCCTTTGTCTCGAGGATTCGTCTTCCTCTACCAAATGTTGATCTCCTCCTAGCTCCTAATCCGAGCTGCAAGCTTGCTCCTTCTGTTACTTCTTTATCCGCTCTTCGCAGCGCTTATCAGTCTGCAGAGTTAGCTAAGGCTTCAAAACCAGCGGCATTCACAATTGGAGCCTCGCTTGTGGCTCCAGATGTTTCATACAAATGGCATTTGCCTGAGACCAGTGCACTTGATCTGTCTGGTTCCTCGAGTTGTGCCTCAGAGAAGAATAGGACCGTTGTGGTTTTGCTTGGATGGCTTGGGTCGAAGCAGAAGCATCTGAAGAAATATGCTGATTGGTATACTTCGAGGGGTTACCATGTCATCACGTTTACTCTCCCCATGAATGAGATTATGAGCTACAAAGTTGGAGGAAAAGCTGAGAAGAACGTCGAGTCGCTGGTTAACCACTTGGCTGATTGGTTGGATGAAGAGGAGCAGCAACAGAAGAATCTCGTCTTTCATACCTTCAGCAACACAGGATGGTTAAC ATATGGGGCCATTTTGGAAAAGTTTCAGAGGCAAGATTCATCATTGATGGGAAGGGTTAAAGGTTGCATAGTGGACTCAGCTCCTGTTGCTGCTGCTGATCCTACT GTATGGGCATCAGGTTTCTCAGCTGCCCTCTTGAAGAAAAACAGTGTAGCCACTAGAGGATCCGCAAGCTCTTCATGTGAGTCAAACATTGGAGGTGTTAACTTCTCGGAGCCTAAGCCTGCTGTAACAGAAACAGCTTTGCTTTTGATTCTTGAGAAGTTCTTCGGAGTGATACTAAACCTTCCCAAAGTAAACAG GAGGCTCGCAGATGTTGTAGATACATTATCATCATCACAACCAAGATGTCCACAGCTATACATATACAGCTCTGCAGATAGAGTAATACCCGCGGGGCAAGTTGAATCATTCATTGTAGAGCAGAGGAAAGCAGGACACGAGGTCCGTGCCTGCAACTTCATATCTTCACCTCATGTAGACCATTTCAGGAGTAATCCAGAACTCTATACAGCTGAACTCAACCATTTCATGGATAACTTTGTTCTTGCTTCCTGCAATCATTCTTCATAG
- the LOC103859834 gene encoding phytochrome-associated serine/threonine-protein phosphatase 3: MDLDQWISKVKDGQHLSEDELQLLCEYVKEILIEESNVQPVNSPVTVCGDIHGQFHDLIKLFQTGGHVPDTNYIFMGDFVDRGYNSLEVFTILLLLKARHPANITLLRGNHESRQLTQVYGFYDECQRKYGNANAWRYCTDVFDYLTISAIIDSTVLCVHGGLSPDVRTIDQIRLVDRNCEIPHEGPFCDLMWSDPEDIETWAVSPRGAGWLFGSRVTTEFNHINKLDLVCRAHQLVQEGLKYMFQDKGLVTVWSAPNYCYRCGNVASILIFDENMERDVKYFNETEENNQMRGPRTGVPYFL; encoded by the exons ATGGATTTGGATCAATGGATTTCGAAGGTTAAAGACGGTCAGCATCTCTCCGAGGACGAGCTTCAGCTTCTCTGCGAATAC GTGAAAGAGATTCTGATTGAGGAGTCAAACGTACAGCCTGTCAACAGTCCAGTCACCGTCTGTGGTGACATCCATGGCCAGTTTCATGATCTCATTAAGCTTTTTCAGACCGGTGGTCATGTTCCCGACACCAACTACATTTTTATG GGGGACTTTGTGGATAGAGGTTACAACAGCCTTGAAGTCTTCACTATTCTTTTGCTTCTTAAAGCTAG ACATCCAGCCAATATCACACTTCTGCGTGGAAATCATGAAAGTAGACAGCTAACGCAG gttTATGGTTTCTATGACGAATGCCAAAGGAAGTATGGTAACGCTAATGCATGGCGATATTGCACAGATGTTTTTGACTATCTTACCATATCAGCTATTATTGATAGCACA GTTCTATGTGTTCATGGTGGCCTTTCCCCGGATGTCCGGACAATTGATCAG ATAAGACTGGTCGATCGAAATTGTGAAATTCCCCATGAAGGTCCCTTTTGCGATCTTATGTGGAGCGATCCTGAAGATATTGAAACATGGGCTGTTAGTCCACGTGGAGCTGGTTGGCTTTTCGGATCGAGGGTTACCACTGAG TTCAACCACATCAACAAGCTTGATCTAGTATGCCGTGCACACCAGCTGGTACAAGAAGGTCTCAAGTACATGTTCCAAGATAAAGGCCTTGTAACT GTATGGTCTGCACCTAATTACTGTTACCGGTGTGGCAATGTCGCTTCTATATTGATTTTCGATGAAAACATG GAAAGGGATGTGAAGTACTTTAACGAGACCGAAGAGAACAATCAAATGAGAGGGCCAAGGACTGGAGTTCCGTATTTCCTGTAA
- the LOC103859835 gene encoding mitochondrial import receptor subunit TOM40-1 yields MADLLPPLAAAQIDAKTKVDEKVDYSNLPCPVSYDELNREAIMSLKADTFEGFRFDFAKGLNQKFSLCHSVMMGPAEVPSQSPDTTIKIPTAHYEFGANYYDPKLMLVGRVMTDGRVNARVKADLTDRLILKATGQLTNEPHMSHAMFNFDYMGSDYRAQLQLGNGALVGATYIQSVTPRLSLGGEVFWAGVPRKSGMGYAARYETDKMVATAQVASTGTIGMNYVQKISEKVSLATDFAYNYLSRDVVASVGYDYILRQSRVRGKIDSNGVASALLEERLSMGLNFILSAELDHKKKDYKFGFGLTVG; encoded by the exons ATGGCGGATCTTCTACCACCTCTTGCGGCGGCACAAATCGATGCGAAGACTAAAGTAGATGAGAAAGTTGATTACTCGAATCTCCCTTGCCCTGTTTCTTATGACGAACTCAACCGTGAAGCTATCA TGTCTTTAAAGGCAGACACTTTTGAGGGTTTTCGCTTCGACTTTGCCAAGGGATTGAATCAAAAGTTTTCCCTTTGCCACAG tgTAATGATGGGACCAGCGGAAGTTCCTTCTCAGTCACCTGACACTACGATCAAAATTCCAACAGCCCATTACGAGTTTGGTGCTAATTACTATGATCCAAAG TTGATGCTTGTTGGAAGGGTGATGACTGATGGTAGAGTAAACGCAAGAGTGAAAGCTGATCTAACTGATAGGTTGATCTTAAAGGCGACTGGTCAG CTGACAAATGAGCCTCATATGTCGCATGCAATGTTCAACTTTGATTACATG GGATCAGACTACAGGGCCCAACTTCAACTTGGGAACGGTGCTCTAGTTGGAGCAACCTATATTCAG AGTGTGACACCCCGTCTATCATTGGGTGGGGAAGTTTTTTGGGCTGGTGTGCCTCGGAAGTCTGGTATGGGTTACGCTGCAAGATACGAAACTGATAAAATG GTTGCTACTGCGCAAGTTGCTAGCACTGGTACTATAGGTATGAACTATGTTCAGAAGATTTCCGAGAAG GTTTCTCTAGCTACTGATTTCGCCTACAACTACTTGTCAAGAGATGTTGTGGCTAGTGTTGGGTATGACTACATTCTCAGACAG TCACGTGTGCGGGGAAAGATTGATTCCAACGGTGTTGCATCCGCTCTACTGGAAGAGAGATTGAGTATGGGACTCAACTTTATTCTATCTGCAGAG CTTGACCATAAGAAGAAGGACTACAAGTTTGGATTCGGTTTAACAGTCGGCTAA